From the Campylobacter concisus genome, one window contains:
- a CDS encoding TonB-dependent receptor domain-containing protein, protein MGKGAILENGDIAKSLLNLSGFTMERKGGGGSEVYYRSQTAARLPVLIDGSTLNGGCGMRMDTPITYISAQNYSSVRIVKGPQDVRYGALISGGIFFDREIARLSKPSFGGNVSVLGGSFRRFETAADVAAGNELGSLEISGGHYQSGDYKSGDGQKMHTHYKRNSVSFVGTLTPTETTALQLSADLGEGEAAYADRMRDGVQFDRKSFGFKFEQDVGEHKIRLSSYYHQIDHIMDNFTMRPVVPGTGRGKGYSISHPIRDMYGFKLEGELNFDNLTSYLGAGYSEDVFKWRGAGTGGAGVSKAEMDAAVSKPHAKECKVTYKTIYTQNEYVLENDYGLFGGLRLDAGERKLLKTHKSRKENLFAGFFRYEKYLQNLTLYAGLGHAQRLPDHWETNKDANLALHKERNTQLDFGAVLKDRNYELSANFFVSKMDDYIMLKYNTMGMSSDAFNTDALLYGGEIEGTTLLADIFRLGAGVSYVYGKVTKNAGGLKDGDALPKVSPLAFKLSAGLEKPDWFVKADFYANASQNRAQKGYGDVGGMDLGKSDSFWTLGLSAGYKYKNYQFLLAAENLNDAKYAYHNSKGGYGGGIAGYETIPNGTRLYEPGRSFWAKFKVHF, encoded by the coding sequence GTGGGCAAAGGTGCGATACTAGAAAACGGCGACATCGCTAAATCGCTTTTAAATTTGAGCGGCTTTACGATGGAGCGCAAGGGCGGAGGCGGCAGCGAGGTTTATTACCGCTCGCAGACGGCGGCCAGACTGCCGGTGCTAATCGACGGTAGCACGCTAAACGGCGGTTGTGGTATGCGCATGGATACGCCCATCACTTACATCTCGGCGCAAAACTACAGCTCGGTTCGCATCGTAAAAGGCCCGCAAGACGTCAGATACGGCGCACTCATTAGCGGCGGTATATTTTTCGATAGAGAGATAGCAAGGCTGTCAAAACCGAGCTTCGGAGGAAACGTAAGCGTGCTGGGTGGTAGTTTTAGAAGATTTGAAACTGCTGCAGACGTAGCGGCGGGTAACGAGCTAGGTAGCCTAGAAATTTCTGGCGGGCACTACCAGAGCGGCGATTATAAAAGTGGCGACGGACAGAAAATGCATACGCACTATAAACGCAACAGCGTCTCGTTCGTGGGCACGCTAACGCCCACGGAAACTACTGCCTTGCAGCTAAGCGCGGATCTGGGCGAGGGCGAAGCGGCGTATGCGGACAGGATGAGGGACGGCGTGCAGTTTGACCGTAAATCTTTCGGATTCAAATTTGAACAAGACGTCGGCGAGCACAAGATCAGGCTAAGCTCGTACTATCATCAAATCGATCACATAATGGACAACTTCACCATGCGTCCGGTGGTACCGGGTACGGGGCGCGGCAAGGGATATAGCATCAGTCACCCGATACGCGATATGTACGGCTTTAAGCTAGAAGGCGAGCTAAATTTCGACAATCTAACAAGCTATCTTGGCGCTGGGTACTCTGAGGATGTATTTAAGTGGAGAGGCGCCGGAACGGGCGGAGCCGGCGTATCTAAAGCCGAAATGGACGCAGCCGTATCAAAGCCGCACGCAAAAGAGTGCAAGGTAACGTATAAAACGATATACACTCAAAACGAATACGTCCTTGAAAACGACTACGGGCTTTTTGGCGGACTTAGGCTGGACGCGGGCGAGAGAAAACTGTTAAAAACGCATAAGAGCAGGAAAGAAAATTTATTCGCAGGGTTTTTTAGATACGAAAAATATCTGCAAAATTTAACTCTCTACGCAGGTCTAGGGCATGCACAAAGACTACCTGATCACTGGGAAACGAACAAGGACGCAAACCTAGCGCTGCATAAAGAAAGAAACACTCAGCTGGATTTTGGCGCAGTGCTAAAAGATCGAAACTACGAACTAAGCGCGAATTTCTTCGTCTCAAAGATGGATGATTATATCATGCTAAAGTATAATACTATGGGCATGTCCTCAGACGCCTTTAATACCGACGCCCTGCTATACGGCGGCGAGATAGAGGGCACTACGCTACTAGCCGATATATTTAGGCTGGGGGCGGGAGTATCCTACGTCTACGGCAAGGTGACTAAAAACGCGGGCGGCCTAAAAGACGGCGATGCACTGCCTAAGGTTTCGCCTCTAGCGTTTAAGCTAAGCGCCGGCTTAGAAAAGCCAGACTGGTTCGTCAAAGCCGACTTCTACGCTAACGCGTCGCAAAACCGCGCGCAAAAAGGCTACGGCGACGTGGGCGGCATGGACCTGGGCAAGAGCGATAGCTTTTGGACGCTGGGGCTAAGTGCGGGCTATAAATATAAAAATTATCAATTTTTGCTAGCGGCGGAAAATTTAAATGACGCCAAATACGCCTATCATAACTCAAAAGGCGGCTACGGCGGCGGTATCGCAGGCTACGAAACTATCCCGAACGGCACGAGGCTTTATGAGCCTGGCAGAAGCTTTTGGGCAAAATTTAAGGTGCATTTTTAG
- the recJ gene encoding single-stranded-DNA-specific exonuclease RecJ, with product MLNKEDIRNLLAHRFCNDIHKKISEIPTPSALKDIYKGANRIKEAIEKNERIAIVGDYDVDGVVSSVILAEFFDDLGVKDYLVKIPNRFKDGYGLNPEIIDELSADVSLIITVDNGISANDAAIICKEKGIDLIITDHHMPPAVLPEAYAIINPKQEDCNFPNIEICGAEVAWYLVGALKDVFGLNYDMSKFLELLAIAIIADMMELRDMNRMLVRLGICKLNASKRSAFHAIKEFYGKEKFECDDISFLIAPLINSAGRMDDAMNSFDFLRAKSIEEAYNYLDTIIEFNNSRKEEERQLFECSLKDVKEDDEVIITWGEQWHEGVIGIVASRLAKHFAKPAIVFSIDKGRAKGSARSIGKLDILSLIASHENLLTSYGGHKGAAGLTLAPENLVKFKEAINKSCSCLNMQDCKSSDELLGDIMPSEIDFELLEILEFYEPYGQKNPRPVFKIKNALVKNERLIGRDQNHLKLILQKDNKTLEALFFNFTRHARVGEMIDIIFCISKNSFRGLVTPQLLIKEIL from the coding sequence ATGCTAAATAAAGAGGACATAAGGAATTTACTAGCGCATAGATTTTGTAACGACATACATAAAAAAATTAGTGAAATTCCAACACCAAGTGCCTTAAAAGATATTTACAAGGGTGCTAATCGCATAAAAGAAGCGATCGAGAAAAACGAGCGTATAGCCATTGTGGGCGATTATGATGTTGATGGTGTTGTTTCGAGCGTAATTTTGGCTGAGTTTTTTGATGATCTTGGCGTGAAAGACTACCTAGTAAAAATTCCAAATAGATTTAAAGATGGATATGGGCTAAATCCTGAGATAATAGACGAACTCTCAGCTGATGTAAGCCTGATTATCACCGTTGATAACGGCATCTCTGCAAACGATGCGGCCATTATCTGTAAAGAAAAAGGCATCGATCTTATTATCACTGATCATCACATGCCTCCAGCTGTTCTCCCAGAAGCCTATGCGATCATTAATCCAAAACAAGAAGACTGCAACTTCCCAAATATCGAAATTTGTGGTGCTGAGGTCGCTTGGTATTTGGTTGGAGCGTTAAAGGATGTTTTTGGGCTAAATTACGATATGAGCAAATTTCTAGAGCTTTTAGCTATCGCGATAATCGCTGATATGATGGAGCTAAGAGATATGAATAGAATGCTTGTTCGCCTTGGCATTTGTAAGCTAAATGCGTCTAAACGTTCCGCATTTCACGCTATAAAAGAGTTTTATGGTAAGGAAAAATTTGAGTGTGACGATATTAGCTTTCTTATAGCTCCGCTTATAAATTCAGCCGGACGCATGGACGATGCGATGAATTCATTTGACTTTTTACGTGCTAAAAGTATCGAGGAAGCTTACAACTACCTTGATACGATCATTGAATTTAACAACTCCAGAAAAGAGGAGGAGCGCCAACTCTTTGAGTGCTCGCTAAAGGACGTAAAAGAAGACGATGAAGTCATCATCACTTGGGGTGAGCAGTGGCACGAGGGTGTGATAGGCATCGTAGCTAGCCGCCTAGCAAAGCACTTTGCAAAGCCAGCTATTGTCTTTAGCATCGATAAAGGTCGTGCAAAAGGTAGTGCTAGAAGCATTGGTAAGCTTGATATTTTATCTCTTATAGCAAGCCACGAAAATTTACTAACAAGCTATGGCGGTCACAAAGGAGCGGCTGGACTTACGCTTGCGCCTGAAAATTTGGTGAAATTTAAAGAAGCGATAAATAAAAGTTGCTCATGCCTAAATATGCAAGATTGCAAAAGCTCGGACGAGCTACTTGGCGACATAATGCCAAGCGAGATAGACTTTGAACTACTTGAAATTTTAGAATTTTATGAGCCATACGGACAGAAAAATCCACGTCCAGTCTTTAAGATAAAAAATGCTCTTGTTAAAAATGAAAGACTTATAGGAAGAGATCAAAATCACCTAAAGCTCATCTTACAAAAGGATAATAAAACGCTTGAGGCTCTATTTTTTAACTTTACAAGACACGCTAGAGTTGGCGAGATGATAGATATTATCTTTTGTATATCAAAAAATTCATTCCGCGGACTTGTTACTCCACAACTACTCATAAAAGAGATTTTATAA
- a CDS encoding NAD(P)H-dependent oxidoreductase — protein sequence MKTLIILAHPDIQNSVINKRLLQEALKEPQRFSVHDLTQIYAGGNIDAAREQELIRAHDALVLQFPLHNFSCPPILKSWIDAVMTHGFAYGRGSDGIAGRKIALAVTAGIKKSDYSPQGRYHFSLREVLTPFELAFKYYFRTDYRDFFAFYGAEETPGVDYVSSDSEIERGAREYLEFLRNLE from the coding sequence ATGAAAACTCTAATCATTCTAGCCCACCCTGACATCCAAAACTCGGTCATAAACAAACGCCTACTACAAGAGGCTCTCAAAGAGCCGCAGCGCTTTAGCGTTCATGATTTGACGCAGATTTACGCAGGCGGCAACATCGACGCCGCGCGCGAGCAAGAACTCATCAGAGCCCACGACGCCCTCGTTTTACAGTTTCCGCTTCACAACTTCTCCTGCCCTCCGATTTTAAAATCATGGATCGACGCGGTGATGACGCACGGCTTTGCCTACGGACGCGGTTCGGACGGCATAGCGGGGCGCAAGATAGCTCTAGCCGTGACCGCAGGCATCAAAAAGAGCGACTACAGCCCGCAAGGACGCTATCATTTTAGCTTGCGCGAGGTTCTTACGCCGTTTGAGCTTGCGTTTAAATATTATTTTCGCACCGATTACCGCGACTTTTTCGCATTTTACGGCGCTGAAGAGACTCCGGGCGTAGACTACGTATCAAGCGACAGCGAAATAGAACGAGGCGCTAGAGAATACTTGGAGTTTTTGCGAAATTTGGAATAA